A DNA window from Vigna unguiculata cultivar IT97K-499-35 chromosome 10, ASM411807v1, whole genome shotgun sequence contains the following coding sequences:
- the LOC114166220 gene encoding uncharacterized protein LOC114166220: protein MRLQRRELEKLVTAKVTSLKSGCTRGRFMGYFVVQAPDLREQYIDIANVQETNKGWVQMQVNILLLQANGAGSVLSFLMLHCHFQGVNPWKGRLLLLESVSSVLEQGLLQDDKKIKNVSTMKECISTMARKHRNRKLLPMLKNGKVASNDILIRLHESKKRFYNLWL, encoded by the exons ATGAGATTGCAAAGAAGGGAGCTAGAgaaattagtgacagcaaaagTAACATCATTGAAAAGCGGATGTACAAGAG GGAGATTTATGGGCTACTTTGTGGTTCAAGCACCGGATCTTCGGGAGCAGTATATAGACATTGCCAA TGTGCAGGAAACAAATAAAGGTTGGGTCCAAATGCAGGTTAATATCCTTTTATTACAGGCAAATGGTGCAGGATCTGTGCTTAGCTTCTTGATGCTTCACTGCCACTTTCAAGGCGTCAACCCTTGGAAGGGCCGACTATTGCTTCTTGAATCAGTAAGCTCAGTACTTGAACAAGGATTGTTACAagatgataagaaaataaaaaatgtatcaaCTATGAAGGAATGCATATCTACCATGGCTAGAAAGCATCGCAATAGAAAATTGTTGCCCATGTTGAAGAATGGAAAAGTAGCTTCGAATGATATCTTAATCAGGTTACATGAATCaaaaaaaaggttttataatttatggttGTAA